From a region of the Nitrospira sp. genome:
- a CDS encoding conjugal transfer protein TrbM — protein sequence MNWWKSREWIEVLVGVGFLIMAHDALAQATPKPSFLEGDARLACECLLCLSAGTQAPKECESALMKYNLIQGTSPFQTLVKRRNFLQLCPKK from the coding sequence ATGAATTGGTGGAAGAGTCGCGAATGGATCGAGGTCCTTGTGGGAGTGGGCTTCCTCATCATGGCCCATGATGCGCTGGCACAAGCGACGCCTAAACCCTCCTTCTTGGAGGGTGATGCCAGGCTGGCCTGTGAATGTCTCCTGTGCTTATCAGCAGGCACCCAGGCTCCGAAAGAATGCGAGAGCGCATTGATGAAATACAACTTGATCCAGGGAACGAGTCCGTTCCAAACCCTGGTGAAGCGGCGCAACTTTTTACAGCTCTGCCCGAAGAAATAA
- a CDS encoding type IV secretory system conjugative DNA transfer family protein: MSRKSMRIAVAFLLYLPLGLCGADALAGAVFSLTNKQMPDDLSLSRWPDSWRAYGEDPIQRKRLQFSAALGGFAVFGLPALLVVSFTNRRKPLHGEARFASHGEIQHAGLYGERGLIIGKVGRRYLVYGGQEFVLLAAPTRSGKGVSIVLPNLLNYDDSVVVLDIKMENFAYTSKFRQAHGHQVFLFNPFGADGQTHRWNPLDAVDRDPNRRVGEIQAIGQVLYPTEQIKDAFWNESARNLFLGLTLYVMETPSLQCSLGEVLRQASGKGQPIKDYLQDLIGTRAKSDAPLSDDCRAALHRFCATSENTMAGILATLTAPLTIFSNPIVDAATSATDFDLKQVRAQRMSIYVGIPANRLSDAALLVNLFFSQLIHYNTVDLPATNPRLKYQCLVILDEFPAIGRVNILAKAVGFIAGYNLRLLPIIQSLSQLESVYGEKDARTFVTNHACQILFAPREQRDAQYYSQMLGTYTADAISTGTSRPLAWGNGKQASSSSTRSEQARPLLLPQEVKELGDQRAIINLMHTKPILCDKARFYADLIFVDRLKRISPSLASVGKRMPTQAELEEAAFVSRELSVEIPRLDLELHRAKAERRVRPVQPDEPIDVSKLAIDLTTLPPVVPRDPPTFEEVNDLVDAFVAQLQWTDKVETGVTAVERENGGVSIEQGVPHGASSGPTEKMSLVTERARIQRTEGKIDRSLVDRE; encoded by the coding sequence ATGTCACGCAAAAGCATGCGGATCGCGGTGGCCTTTTTGCTCTATCTCCCGCTTGGGCTCTGCGGAGCAGATGCCCTCGCCGGCGCTGTCTTCTCGCTTACCAACAAGCAGATGCCCGACGACCTTTCCCTGAGCCGCTGGCCGGACTCCTGGCGAGCCTATGGAGAGGATCCGATTCAACGCAAGCGGCTGCAATTTTCCGCCGCACTCGGAGGATTCGCCGTATTCGGCCTCCCGGCGCTGCTCGTGGTGTCCTTCACGAATAGGCGTAAGCCGCTCCATGGCGAGGCGCGCTTTGCGTCTCATGGTGAGATTCAGCACGCCGGGCTCTATGGAGAGCGTGGCTTGATCATCGGAAAAGTCGGGCGGCGGTACTTGGTCTATGGAGGCCAGGAATTCGTGTTGCTGGCCGCGCCGACCAGATCGGGAAAAGGCGTGAGCATCGTATTGCCGAACCTGCTCAACTACGATGATTCGGTCGTGGTCTTGGACATCAAAATGGAAAACTTCGCCTACACGTCGAAGTTCCGACAGGCGCATGGACATCAAGTATTCCTGTTCAATCCCTTTGGCGCGGACGGCCAGACCCATCGCTGGAATCCATTGGATGCTGTCGATCGCGACCCGAATCGGCGAGTGGGCGAGATCCAAGCCATCGGGCAAGTGCTCTATCCGACGGAGCAGATCAAGGATGCCTTCTGGAACGAGTCCGCTCGCAACCTCTTTCTCGGACTGACTCTCTACGTGATGGAAACACCGTCTTTACAGTGCAGTCTCGGGGAAGTGCTCCGGCAGGCTTCCGGCAAGGGGCAGCCCATTAAGGACTATCTGCAAGATCTCATCGGCACCCGGGCCAAGAGTGACGCCCCCCTGAGCGACGACTGTAGGGCGGCCCTGCACCGGTTCTGTGCCACCAGCGAAAATACCATGGCGGGGATCCTCGCCACCCTGACCGCTCCACTCACAATCTTTAGTAATCCCATCGTCGATGCGGCAACGAGTGCAACGGACTTCGACCTGAAACAGGTGCGCGCGCAGCGGATGTCGATCTATGTCGGCATTCCGGCCAATCGGCTCAGCGATGCGGCGTTGCTGGTCAACCTGTTCTTCTCCCAATTGATTCATTACAACACCGTCGACTTGCCCGCGACGAATCCCCGCTTGAAGTACCAGTGCCTCGTGATCCTCGATGAGTTCCCCGCCATTGGGCGGGTTAACATTCTCGCAAAGGCCGTCGGCTTCATAGCCGGCTACAATCTGCGTCTGCTGCCGATCATTCAGAGCCTCTCCCAGCTCGAATCGGTCTATGGTGAAAAGGATGCCCGCACCTTCGTCACGAACCACGCCTGCCAGATCCTCTTTGCGCCTCGCGAACAACGAGACGCACAGTACTATTCCCAGATGCTCGGCACGTACACGGCCGACGCGATCTCGACCGGCACGAGCCGACCACTCGCCTGGGGCAACGGCAAACAGGCCTCGTCCAGTTCCACTCGCTCGGAACAGGCTCGGCCTCTGTTGCTGCCACAGGAAGTGAAGGAACTCGGAGACCAGCGGGCGATTATCAACCTGATGCATACGAAGCCGATCCTCTGCGACAAGGCACGGTTCTATGCCGATCTGATCTTCGTCGATCGGTTGAAGCGCATCAGTCCATCCCTCGCCTCGGTCGGGAAGCGGATGCCAACCCAAGCTGAACTCGAAGAGGCGGCCTTCGTGAGTCGGGAGCTGTCCGTGGAGATTCCCAGGCTCGACCTGGAACTCCATCGCGCCAAAGCCGAACGACGGGTACGTCCAGTACAACCTGATGAGCCGATCGACGTGTCGAAGCTGGCGATAGATCTGACCACCCTGCCGCCGGTCGTTCCGCGCGACCCACCGACGTTCGAAGAAGTGAACGATTTGGTCGATGCCTTTGTTGCCCAACTGCAATGGACCGACAAGGTTGAGACAGGAGTCACTGCTGTGGAACGAGAAAACGGCGGAGTGAGTATCGAGCAGGGGGTGCCACACGGAGCCTCGAGCGGACCGACGGAGAAGATGAGTCTCGTGACCGAACGAGCAAGAATCCAGAGAACAGAGGGGAAGATTGATCGGTCCTTGGTGGATCGAGAGTGA
- the virB11 gene encoding P-type DNA transfer ATPase VirB11, whose translation MNCIPTDLLAHDTMVRELLRPLLRYFALPGATEIVVNRPQEVYIEVGAAWQHHHSPDLTLDRLTALATAIATATEQEIGPHHPILSAMLPDGERVQIVLPPAVEVGTLSISIRRPSAWIKTLGEYETEGAFNRYVWAKAATLDCRAAELDPGERQLVDYLATRQLGLFIRAAVLAKKNIAVVGDTGSGKTTLMKSICQVVPEQERLITIEDVRELLLPQHGNRVHLLYTKGGQGAATITPSELIASTLRMKPDRVFLAELRGGEAFDFLKLLTTGHSGSITSYHAESCALAAERYVFMCKEHEQAATYDVPALKRLVALTIDVILHVVAQNHYDEEGRPTKKERYVEEVHYDPIAKLVARFGEATLLRA comes from the coding sequence ATGAACTGCATCCCCACTGACCTGCTCGCGCACGACACGATGGTGCGCGAGTTGCTACGACCGTTGCTGCGGTACTTCGCGCTGCCCGGCGCGACCGAGATCGTCGTCAATCGTCCACAGGAAGTCTATATCGAGGTCGGCGCAGCCTGGCAGCATCACCACTCACCGGACCTAACCCTCGATCGATTAACCGCGCTCGCCACGGCCATCGCGACTGCGACCGAGCAAGAGATCGGACCACACCACCCGATTCTCTCCGCCATGTTGCCGGATGGGGAACGGGTGCAAATCGTGCTGCCACCCGCGGTGGAAGTGGGAACCCTGTCGATCTCGATCCGCCGCCCCAGCGCCTGGATCAAGACATTGGGTGAATATGAAACGGAAGGAGCTTTCAACCGCTATGTCTGGGCCAAGGCGGCGACCCTGGACTGTCGCGCCGCCGAGCTCGACCCAGGCGAACGTCAGTTGGTGGACTATCTCGCCACTCGTCAATTGGGTCTGTTCATTCGTGCGGCTGTGCTGGCGAAAAAGAATATTGCCGTCGTGGGGGACACAGGCTCCGGAAAAACTACGCTCATGAAATCGATCTGTCAGGTGGTCCCGGAGCAGGAACGGCTGATCACGATCGAAGATGTGCGCGAACTGTTGCTCCCCCAGCACGGCAACCGGGTGCATCTCTTGTACACCAAAGGAGGGCAAGGGGCGGCCACGATCACACCATCGGAGTTGATTGCTTCCACGCTCCGCATGAAGCCGGACCGGGTGTTCCTCGCCGAGTTGCGCGGAGGAGAGGCGTTCGACTTCCTCAAACTCCTCACCACCGGCCACAGTGGCTCGATCACTTCCTACCATGCAGAGTCCTGTGCTCTGGCGGCCGAACGCTATGTCTTCATGTGCAAAGAACATGAACAGGCGGCAACGTATGATGTGCCAGCCCTTAAGCGTCTGGTGGCCTTAACCATCGACGTGATTCTCCATGTGGTCGCGCAGAATCACTACGACGAGGAAGGACGGCCAACCAAGAAGGAGCGCTACGTGGAGGAAGTCCATTATGACCCGATCGCGAAACTTGTGGCGCGATTCGGAGAAGCAACCTTGTTGAGGGCATAG
- the virB10 gene encoding type IV secretion system protein VirB10 — protein MEQPHESREQAEKPHIVDGIVSVNHHAGGRNETAARVAFLVVMAITVVVGLVFAANTWSAKRKAEATEEERAAKVENKPAQVGLKRVFDTDPLPPQHTTALLQPTITSLVASADHVTRSTRGRAMGDESQAITLAPDTAQGNPSLGSRSSSRFGGEIIVTNSPASDIPRTQHAGTGPDAAISLVRELLNGARQPDAGSESLLGGPAMPVSTATDTGSSTPASIGYMGGASGPSIGVTSVGLAAPPGPAASGAGPIGGLLTPSDTPKVQAGLLGDRNLILPKGRTIDCALTVRMINEVAGMASCVLNSDVYSDNGRVVLLERGSEAVGEYAATMAQGQRRLFLLWTRVKTPTGVVINLNSPAADALGTSGLVGIVDNHWWDRLGAAFLLSLVQDGIGLATAAQANTSGAQSLGIYQHSATTGNRMAELILQSTINIKPTLYKNQGDRGTIFVARDMDFSTVYELHPH, from the coding sequence ATGGAACAACCACACGAGTCAAGAGAGCAAGCTGAGAAGCCTCACATCGTCGATGGAATTGTGTCGGTCAACCATCACGCCGGTGGCAGGAACGAGACAGCGGCGCGCGTGGCGTTTCTTGTCGTGATGGCCATCACGGTCGTGGTGGGGCTCGTCTTCGCAGCCAATACCTGGAGCGCGAAACGCAAGGCGGAGGCCACAGAGGAAGAACGGGCAGCGAAGGTGGAGAACAAACCCGCCCAGGTCGGACTGAAGCGGGTCTTCGACACCGATCCCCTGCCACCTCAACACACCACCGCACTCCTGCAACCGACCATCACGTCGCTTGTTGCGTCCGCAGATCATGTGACGCGCTCGACCCGCGGCAGAGCAATGGGTGACGAAAGCCAAGCAATAACACTTGCTCCTGACACGGCACAAGGCAACCCCTCACTTGGCAGTCGCTCTTCCAGTCGCTTCGGTGGGGAAATCATTGTGACGAACTCCCCTGCTTCAGACATTCCCCGGACTCAACACGCGGGAACCGGACCAGACGCGGCCATCTCCTTAGTGCGCGAGCTTCTCAACGGTGCGAGACAGCCGGACGCGGGCTCCGAGAGCCTGTTGGGTGGCCCAGCGATGCCTGTCAGCACGGCGACAGACACAGGAAGTTCGACGCCAGCGTCGATTGGGTACATGGGCGGAGCCAGCGGCCCTTCGATTGGAGTGACGAGCGTCGGTCTCGCGGCGCCACCCGGTCCCGCGGCCAGCGGAGCCGGTCCCATCGGTGGGCTCCTGACGCCATCGGACACACCAAAAGTCCAAGCCGGTCTCTTGGGTGATCGCAACCTGATCCTTCCCAAAGGACGGACTATCGACTGTGCCTTGACCGTCCGGATGATCAATGAAGTCGCCGGCATGGCGAGCTGTGTCTTGAACAGCGATGTCTATAGTGACAACGGCCGCGTCGTCCTCTTGGAACGAGGATCGGAAGCAGTCGGCGAATATGCCGCGACGATGGCGCAGGGCCAGCGCCGTCTCTTCCTCCTCTGGACGAGAGTCAAAACGCCGACGGGCGTCGTGATCAATTTGAATTCGCCCGCCGCCGACGCGCTCGGCACCTCAGGGTTGGTCGGCATCGTGGACAACCATTGGTGGGACCGGCTCGGCGCGGCCTTTCTTCTCTCGCTCGTACAGGATGGGATCGGTTTGGCCACGGCGGCGCAGGCGAACACCAGCGGTGCACAGAGCCTCGGGATCTATCAACATTCTGCCACGACCGGGAACCGCATGGCGGAACTCATCCTCCAATCCACCATCAACATCAAACCCACGCTCTACAAGAATCAGGGCGACCGCGGGACCATCTTCGTCGCGCGGGATATGGATTTCAGCACCGTCTATGAACTGCATCCCCACTGA